AAAGTCGACGCCGTTGCCGTGCGCCGCGGCCCCGAAGGGCATGTGGTGAATGGACTTCATGGCCGCACATCCGGTCGGCTCAGCACCACCAGCGAGCGGCACTGCAACGGATAGGCGGGCTCCGACCAAGCGGGCGCGAGCGCCGCCACGTCCTCGGTGGCAGGCGGCGGCGTGCCGCTGGCGGTGTCGAGCAGCAGCCGCCAGGCGCCGTAGGGCGCGGCAGGCAGCGTGAACTTGATTTCGTCATGGTGCGCGTTGAACAGCACCAGAAAGTCGTCGTCGTGCAGCGCTTCGCCGCGCGGCCCGCGGTCGGCAATGCCGCCGCCCGACATGTACATGGCAAAGCACCTCGCGTTGGCGTCGCTCCAGTCGTGCGGCTGCATCTCGGCGCCGTCGGGCTTGAGCCAGACCACGTCGGTCACGCTTTCGGATTCGAGCGGTTTGCCGGCAAAGAAGCTGCGCCGCCGGAACGAAGGATGGGCGCGCCGCAGCGCGATGGTGCGCTCCACGAAAGTGACCAGCGCCTGGCGCTCGGGGGTGGGCGTCCAGTCGAGCCAGCCGATGTCGTTGTCCTGGCAGTAGGCGTTGTTGTTGCCGTTCTGCGTGTGGCCGCGCTCGTCGCCGGCCAAGAGCATCGGCACGCCCTGCGAGAGCAGCAGCGTGGCCAGCAGGTTGCGCTTCTGGCGCTCGCGCAGTGCCGCGATTTCCGGGTCCGCTGTCGGCCCTTCGGCGCCGCAGTTCCACGAGATGTTGTGGCTGCTTCCGTCGCGGTTGTCTTCGCCGTTCGCTTCGTTGTGCTTGTCGTTGTAGGAAACGAGGTCGTTGAGCGTGAAGCCGTCGTGCGCGGTGATGAAGTTGATGCTCGCGATGGGCCGCTTGCCCGACCAGCCGTAGAGGTCTTCCGAACCGGTGAGCCGCTTGCCCACTTCGCCGATCACGCCTGGGTCGCCCTTCCAGAAACCGCGCATGCCGTCCCGGTAGCGGTCGTTCCACTCGGCCCAGCCGAGCGGAAAGTTGCCCACCTGGTAGCCGCCATGGCCGAGGTCCCACGGCTCGGCGATGAGCTTGACGCGGTTGAGCGTCGGGTCCTGCCGAATCGCATCGAAGAATCCGCCGAGGTTCTCGACCTTGCCCGATTCGCGCGCCAGCGCCGACGCCAGGTCGAAGCGAAAGCCGTCGACATGCATCTCTTCCGCCCAGTAGCGCAGCGAATCCATCACCAGCTGCAGCGCATGCGGATGCTCGAGGTTGACGGTGTTGCCGCAGCCCGTGAAGTCGTCGTAGTAGCGCCGGTGCTCGGCGTTGACGATGTAGTACGAGGTGTTGTCCACGCCGCGCATCGAGAGCGTGGGCCCCAGCTGGTTGCCTTCGCAGGTGTGGTTGTAGACCACGTCGAGAATCACCTCGATGCCGGCCGAGTGCAGCGTCTTCACCATGGTCTTGAACTCTTTCACCTTGCCCGAGGCGCTGTAGCGCATCTCGGGAGCGAAGTAGGCCAGCGAGTTGTAGCCCCAGTAGTTCTGCAGGCCCTTTTCAGCCAGGTGCCTGTCGTTGAGGAAGCTGTGCACCGGCAGGAGCTCGACCGTGGTCACGCCCAGCCGCTTCAGGTAGTCGACCACGGGCGCGCAGCACAGGCCCCCGTAGGTGCCGCGCAATTCGGTCGGCACGTCGGGGTGGCGCATGGTGAAGCCGCGCACATGCAGTTCGTAGATCACCATGTCCTGCCATGGCACGGACGGCCGGTGGTCGTCGCCCCAGGTGAAGGCGGGCTCCAGCACGCGGCCCTTGGGCACCAGCGGCGCGCTGTCGCGGCGGTCGAACGACAGGTCTTCGCGCTTGCTGCCCACGGTGTAGCCATAGAGCGCATCGCCCCAGCGCAGTTCGCCGACCAGGTCTTTCGCGTACGGATCGACCAGCAGCTTGTGCGGATTGAAGCGGTGGCCTTCCTCAGGCTTATAGGGCCCGTGCACGCGATAGCCATAGGCCAGCCCGGGACGGGCCTCGGGCAGGTAGCAGTGCCAGACGCCGTCGGTGCGCTCGCGAATCGGAATGCGCTGGATCTCGTGGCGGCCCTTCTCGTCGAAGAGGCACAGTTCCACGCCTTGCGCGTGTTGGGAAAAGAGCGCGAAGTTGACGCCCTCGCCGTCCCAGTGGGCCCCGCGCGGGTAGGGGCGTCCCGGCCATACGGCCGTGATGGTGGGTCGTTTGCTGCGTGTCATCGAGTCGGGTGGGAGAAAGGGATGCTGCGGAAAGGGATGCGGGGGAAAACGGAAACAGGAATCTCAGCGCGGCGGTCGGTCGTCGGGTGGACTGGCCTTGTGGGTGCCTGTGATGATGGTGCTGCTGGTGGTCCCGTTGTCCTTGGGCAGGCGCGGCCACCAGCGCTCGATCTGCGCCGCGGCCCAGTCCTTGCCCGCGAGCCCGAAAGCCAGGGCCAGTGCAAACACCACGCCCGCGAGCACCACCAGGAAGCTCTCGCGCACGATGTCGCCGCCGACCTTGACCTGGTCGAGCGCAATCAGGATCACGAACGCCATGACCGCATAGCGCGCAATCTGCCCCAGCAGCGCGGCGTCGCGCAGCTGCGCGCCCCGGAAGTAGCTCGACACCGCCTCTCCCACGAAGCGGGCGAAATACGAACCGAAGGCCAGCACCAGCAAGGCGACGAAGAGATTC
The Variovorax paradoxus genome window above contains:
- the glgX gene encoding glycogen debranching protein GlgX; the encoded protein is MTRSKRPTITAVWPGRPYPRGAHWDGEGVNFALFSQHAQGVELCLFDEKGRHEIQRIPIRERTDGVWHCYLPEARPGLAYGYRVHGPYKPEEGHRFNPHKLLVDPYAKDLVGELRWGDALYGYTVGSKREDLSFDRRDSAPLVPKGRVLEPAFTWGDDHRPSVPWQDMVIYELHVRGFTMRHPDVPTELRGTYGGLCCAPVVDYLKRLGVTTVELLPVHSFLNDRHLAEKGLQNYWGYNSLAYFAPEMRYSASGKVKEFKTMVKTLHSAGIEVILDVVYNHTCEGNQLGPTLSMRGVDNTSYYIVNAEHRRYYDDFTGCGNTVNLEHPHALQLVMDSLRYWAEEMHVDGFRFDLASALARESGKVENLGGFFDAIRQDPTLNRVKLIAEPWDLGHGGYQVGNFPLGWAEWNDRYRDGMRGFWKGDPGVIGEVGKRLTGSEDLYGWSGKRPIASINFITAHDGFTLNDLVSYNDKHNEANGEDNRDGSSHNISWNCGAEGPTADPEIAALRERQKRNLLATLLLSQGVPMLLAGDERGHTQNGNNNAYCQDNDIGWLDWTPTPERQALVTFVERTIALRRAHPSFRRRSFFAGKPLESESVTDVVWLKPDGAEMQPHDWSDANARCFAMYMSGGGIADRGPRGEALHDDDFLVLFNAHHDEIKFTLPAAPYGAWRLLLDTASGTPPPATEDVAALAPAWSEPAYPLQCRSLVVLSRPDVRP
- a CDS encoding mechanosensitive ion channel family protein produces the protein MDRFGIHLEPLNAMLYQVGAFVPRLAIALVVVLAGWLIAKTVRFAVTKALRAINFNVLTERAGLDNFLRQGGWPGDTCSLFGVLAYWLVIFAALLLAFNGMGLSYIADLLGRVVWFVPNLFVALLVLAFGSYFARFVGEAVSSYFRGAQLRDAALLGQIARYAVMAFVILIALDQVKVGGDIVRESFLVVLAGVVFALALAFGLAGKDWAAAQIERWWPRLPKDNGTTSSTIITGTHKASPPDDRPPR